In Papaver somniferum cultivar HN1 chromosome 9, ASM357369v1, whole genome shotgun sequence, the genomic stretch CACTTCTCGAGTATTAAACATGTACAAATTTGAATACGGAATTTCTCTTTTCTTCCATAGCTTGAACGTTTTTCGAACTTGGAGAAGCTCCCGAACGAGAACATTACTTTCAAAAACCTGGACAGCATGACCCCAAGAGATAGATATTATTCGTGAAAACTTTTTGTCATAGCATATACTTTTTTGCACAATTCTATTGGGATCAAATGTTGCAGCTTTCAGTAGATGTTCCATTGCTTGATGTCTTGTCTTCTTAGAAAATATTGGGTCTGTATTGTCCAAGTGATGAAGATATACCAAAGGCGCTAGCGGATGTGAGACCAATAAACCAAATAAATCGCCCCAAAGATCAATCTAGTAAAATAATTACAAATTAGGCTGTCAGTTTCAATGAAATAAtacctccgtttcaggaaaagtgatactttcatttatttattttttggcctacctgaaacggagggagtagtatatATAGTTTTCCAGTTTAACACAAGAGGTTTTAGATATAATACCATAAACCATGAAATTCTTGCTGAAAAGAAAATACTAGTAAGTATAAATACCTGATGAAATCTAACTTCATGAGTCAAAGCAACTCCGAGCTCCGCTAAGCAAGAATAAATCCTAGCATCACTTCCATAAAGATGAGGATACCGGTGCAGACATGAATCCAAAACCTTGGCTAGAACTTTTGCAAGTGAATAACTTACAGCGAAACCACCACAACCATACCCCATTTCAAATGAAGACAAGTCATTGTCATTTTGAATGAACGTCTATGAAATAGAGCCGATATTTTACCACAACTTATGATCATATTTGGAAAGTGTTTTCGCTAAATTTTCTGGAAAGAAGACAGTATAATTTAAATTGACTTATGATTGTTGCCAAAAACAAACCATCTCACATCTGTATGATTTAAATTGACAATTGCCGACAAAACTCGCGCTACACGTATATCAGACCGATCACCCCCTCTGAAACTGTAAGGAAACCGCGAAGTGTCCTCTGAAACACATAtaggaggaagagaagaattaGCTTCGTTTCGCAACAACATTTTATCAACAAAGACACAtcctctcatttcttctggcTTCCACCATAACCGAATGTACTCCTTTCGTTTTTCCCATGATTTGAAGCTTGAGGCAATACCGAAAACAACATGCTTTATTGATGTATCAGAAGAACTGTAAATGTAATTCGATTTTTTTAACCATATGTAATTCATATGAAAACACAAAATCAATTCACAAGATCAAACGTTGGAGGTATTGGGTAAAATCTCATTATTGCGAGGAAGGGGGGCCTTTTAAGTCCTAAAAATCTCACTCGTGatgatatttatttattaaagaaaatgggagattcaagggctagaCTAGTTTAAAAATCATgggataaacaaatctgtctcccacagatatgtctattcttggttttgtttccgtcttaagataattcaaggtgaacaggaaactcaactaataccccagacttatactcctgaagagcagcctagaaatatcagtcacctcacaataacccaactgattaacagaaaaatttatcgcggaatcacaagagtctgaggcgaagaactattgtgattactttttatatcttacctatcggaaagtcttcaagtcattaacctaataatggttttggaaaagcctaggttaatggagaatcgactctagtttgcaactaggacacacagaagtttcaggattaggtttcctagatgctagagttgtcccttatatagtctttcaaatcagggttgcttacaatcaaagaaattgatattcaccgttagatgaacacctgatttaggattcaatctaagtctgcttagaaactaagcaatcaatctccactgttagatggtattatattgatacatacaaatgaaatatacctatatttagatatggatgaagcgtacccaaacgtgtatacttgtttcctcaataatagttaaccgaagttagtcatattaACACTaataacttagccatattcatctaatacttctagatcaaatgtgatgatcaatcaatcatgatacataatctaaatgtgtttcaagagagttgttcaaatgttcatcatttcATAGAAacatatatatgaaccatttaaatcaaaatcggtttggtttgtaattgtacaaagtacttatacaagaaccaattcatgaacataatgtcaaagtttgtaaaactagttcgcataccttatttcattaaagttctaAGGACTTTAATTagcaaactgagttcgcaaacgatcctgagttcatgagtatgaaaatcacactttaccgattttagaacttaaacactctgttcgcaaacagggtacgcgaacaagagttccggactttggctttgttcacccgttcgcaaacagagtacgcgaacaagAGTTCCGTACTTGGCCTTATCTATCCGTTCGCAAATAGGGTACGCGAACAAGAGTTCCAGACTTGGCCTTatctagccgttcgcaaacagggtACACTAGTTCCTGACCTTGTCTAGCTCCGGAACTTTTCACgggtaaaccagttcgcaaacaaggttcgcgaacaatagttccggacctgaactagacttGCACAGTTAACATACAAATTATGCAACCTGTATTATATCCAGACATGATAGtcctaaaactctcatttaatcattaaaacatccttgtaagacaacaatggtaatcttacacataccactagcttcaagtaattttcaagtgattaatcaatcaatacgaaacttcacaAGTCGACagcaaatgattgtctcacacaaatcatattagatgtttcaaggtaattttcacatgatcatatttttacttaatatttagtttccaaaaaataaattgtttccaactaaactcgtcaagaatatgatgaacttagctaaagctaaaagcttccaacacatatttcgagaaatagataagcgaggtaaactcggctcgaaatatcaaatgtgtataatgtaaaagtctatatagctataagacttagtctctttagaagatagaatagaataaacttctgagtgatagataagttttagtctccacataacttttgttgatgaagtctctccaagatcttcagtagatcttcttcttcaattggtgaacgtcgtgaagtataaagctcaactacacacttctatcctaattcgaaacataactataagtagactagaaatcaagtatatagttttgatcaactaaacttgacaaacaagcttgagatagaaacgtttGCGAGTTCAACCAAGCAGTGATCTAATACGAATATACGAAATGGAACAAGAATAATACCAATTTATTTATATATGTCGATAAAGCCATTGACGAACTGAGATCTAATGGTCGGTTAACGTTTATTCCAAGGGATATGAGAAATTGAAACATCATATTGTAATGTAATAAGTGTTAAAaatattcttcatcttccttaTCTTCACTAAGAGACCATCAAAAGAGCTGACCATTTCCAAAGAGCATGTTGAACCAGAGCTTCATATTAGGAAAAATGGCCAAAGTTGTCGAAGAAGAGAAACAAGGAAGATCTGATGTGAAGGTATAAGAACAAGGTACTTCTGCAGTAAGAGAAAAGGGTGGCAGTGTAGCTGAGAGGTATGGAGTCGGAATGTTAGGTCAGTCTCGTAGCTCGGGAAACACTGCAAACTGGGAAGAAATTCGTGGCTTCAGTCACAATCATACATTTCAAGGGAGAGAAAATTCAGTATTGAGTCGAGTACAAGGTAGGTTTTCGGTGATAGAGAGAGGGGGAGAAGTGAAGGGTCGTGGACCAACAGGGACACTTCTGAAGAGGGAATGAGGGAAACAGTTCCAATGCGAAGAAAAAATAGGGTCTCTGGTGATAGAGAGAGGGATAAAAGTGCAGGGTCATGAACGGACCAACAAGAACTGGTAGTTCGTGAATGGGATTCTTTTCGTGAAACGAATGCTTAAATTTCAAACTTACATGTGTGGATTGACATATACTTTGTTTTCTTAATATTTCGAATTTATATGTATGGATTAACATATACTTTGTTTTCTTAATATTTCCAACTTACATGTATGAAacatttactttgttttcttaaTATTTCGAACTTACATGTATGGATGAACGTATACTTTGTTTTCTTAATATTTCGAACTTACTTTTATGGATGAACATATACTTGTTTTCTTAATATTTCGAACTTACATATATGGATGAACATATAATTTGTTTTCTAAATATTTCGAACTTACATGTGTGGATTAACATATATTCTGTTTTCTTAATTTTCGAACTTACATGTATGGAGTAACATATACTGTTTTTTCTTAATGTTTCGAACTTACACGTATGGACAAACATATACCGTGTTTTCGCTTAATGTTTCGAACTTACACGTATGGACTAACGTATACTTTGTTTTCTTAATATTCCGAACTTACATGTATGGACTAACGtatattttgttttcttaatatttCTAACTTACATGTATGGATGAACATATACtttgttttcttaatattttGAACTTACATGTATGGATGAACATATACTTGTTTTCTTAATATTTCGAACTTACATGTTTGGATGAACATAtactttgttttctttatttttgaacTTACATGTATGGATGAATATATACTATGTTTTCTTAATTTTCGAACTTACATGTATGGATTAACATATACTGTGTTTTCTTAATGTTTTGAACTTACACATAtggacaaatatatatatattgtgttttCGCTTAACGTTTTGAACTTACACTTATGGACTAACGTATACTTTATTTTCTTAATGTTTCGAACTTACACGTATGGACTAACATATTCTTTGTTTTCTTAATGTTTCGAACTTACACGTATGGACTAActttgttttcttaatttttcgAACTTACACGTATAGACTAACATATACTTTGTTTACTTTGTTTTCTTAATGTTTCGAACTTATACGTATGGATTCAGATATACTTTGTTTTCTTAATGTTTCGAACTTACACGTATGGATTCAGATATACTTTGTTTTCTTAATGTTTCAAACTTACACGTATGAATTAACATATACTTTGTTTTCTTAATGTTTCGAACTTACACATATGGATTAACATATActttgttttcttaatttttgaacTTACACGCATAGATtaatgataagcacgtatgtgctacattttgtacccatatttatattagctatgactcgatattgttgctaatatactattttaatgcttttgtagaaagtagaagtaaatccaatcatccGAGAATAAATGGAGAAATATGAAGCTAAAACAGtgcttgccaaaaaaaaaaaccaacaaggttactcgagacaccaaagccagacagagaagggatgatacacaagggggacggtctaattgaaaacaaggaggtcaagcacgtacacatgctttcccctgagtcatggttttgtggggctTAGAAGAACAGTCGTGTGATTTTCATGCAAGCAGAAAACATTATAGGGGTTACTATGCCATGTGTCGTTGCATATATGCATAGTTTTGGGAAGTTGGAAAGCAAAgcttgttaggtagtggaatattggaacaaataaatgggtccacgtgaatatcttgttggagggagaataatgaattaaaaagattttgctttcccaccagtgggattctttttaagtctaccaaatatgcatgcaagcaaaatgaagaagaatatatatatggggagatcacattgatgaccaccatgcaagtttcaattaagtctaattaagagaatgacgacacacctttatttggtatatattttctgtattgtgaagaagaaaaagggggAGTTCTGAGCCCGGTTTTGGGGAGACGAATAGAAGGGAGGCGGATACAGAGCCGTGAAGGAGAGACAGAGAAGGGTTTGAGTTCTTCCGTTTTTCCAATTCCATTTCGATTAGCTAGTGAAtatctaatatatttatttatggcttttgagaaagcgatGGCTTGCTAATtactttgtaactagggtttttatggttgaaactacatggtaggccatttttgattgattggattatatagcaatagaccattttgaattgaataaataattccatgattttatatattgatttaatgataatatgagttgttgcttcaccggtttcgtataacctttgtgcataattgttaggatcgaaaatatatttgtctacttatttgatatttcatgcttgggttaaatcctttgacggggtatgcttagaattgccaggtattatttgagaaactgtatttagtttcgtataaatttctcgctaatgcaatttgatggtgcatgctttggtttagtcttttgatgtgccatgcttagggcgtcccagtgatatttgcgactctaatatatataataagtgatgtcaatagaacgaacaataaataattcatgaattatgtttcatttcagtatttgaatagaaatagtggtggatacattaaaccctagttaccaactctcccatttgattcgttttgttacttgagtttattcttctcattgtctttattctttcacaaatccaaaaaaaaacctttatttgttagtccattagagatattgattacgtatttccaccgctcctcgtgggagcgacatgtacttgccattgttctactagttagacaccttgcaattgcggtttatataaataggtatctccggatcctatcaatttttggcgccgctgccggggagcggttgtggaatattgtaattagtatttttaattttgtaaatagttaggtttttattttattttgtacagtatttttatttttttttaggatttctttttccttttgactctttttgtgttttagaattttgtttcaggtacctttttgaggatgatgaattctttgcaCGAGATGTCATCTAAGGTGACACTTGCagaatatatgcgtagaagttCACATTCTCAGGAGACGTCTTCTGATATGATGCTTGGGGAATATATGcagaggcaacggtatggagtttttgccctacctatggtaagtgaagaatcacctttgacaatatatgagaagtattataaacatacaccgcctagtttggagaAAAGGTTGAGAGTTCTAGCATGCCAAGAGTTATATGCAgctgatgatttagaggaacatgtttttacagaagatattattgttgaggctaacgacttagagacagtagacaTTCATACTGAGgtaccttctagtcatttgaatagtgagatttatataaatcacttagtcgatgaggcgattattcatgatattgttgctcacATTGAGCTCCTGCTTtgctgactcatcttgtgatttccAGTTTGCTGATGTAAATGTGGAGGCGATTGGTACTAGTCAGGTAACtactgattttgaaccaatctcagtttgtttagcgcactttgcagattctgatgatcctatgcttattgacattgtcaatgcattgtgccctccaatggttaatcaaggtaactcaacaatggaagttatttccgcggaaTTAGAACCATATTTAGgagttactgattttgataaacttgaaccattagATATAGGTTTAAACTATTGTGCGGAGTTTGATAATTCTTCGCCCTTTCACATTGTCAATACATtgcttcctatgatttctagtgaagataatgtgtcgaccgaaTGCATTTCAGCTAACTTAGAACCCGATTTACAGTGTGCTTCCCAAATAGAAATTAATATACATTCTATGTTTACTGTCCATGTAAATGATTTATTTATCTCGACCAAGGACTGTTTTCAATTGGGAATGGATTTACATATATTTTTGGAGGTTTAttgtgtttgcaggttcatattcgcagctgacctgatttgttggactgatccccaacttttcagactttatatatatgttttgttgcttactttggtgcaacctcaccttatttggggttctttatgtgcgcaaacatggatacgaagattatgctttatgggagtcaacacatacgatttcgcttcatgggaatcaacccatcagatttgttttctttcctctatcttttatttgtttgcttgaatttcccatcttaatttctacgttggttgactcaattacattgaggacaatgtaacgttaagtgtgggggagtggcattttcgttaggctttaaaaaaaagaaaaaagaaaaattgcatattAGGAccactgtgtagcgggtctaaaaaaaaaagatgatcagctgtgtagcgggtcttaaaaatataaaaaaaaaaatattatcattatgattttaggggttatgaccagctgtgtagcgggtcttttgtaaggtattttctatgaccagctgtgtagcgggtcttgtgtatggcattttaaattttcattttatgaccagctgtgtagcgggtctaactctctcttatgatatgaccagttgtgtagcggatcaattctttgtttttctcgaggactagcaaaatataagtgtgagggtgttgataagcacgtatgtgctacattttgtacccatatttatattagctaggactcgatattgttgctcatatactattttaatgcttttgtagaaaataGAAGTACATCCAATCATCCAAGAATAAATGGCGAAATGTGAAGCTAAAACAGtgcttgccaaaaaaaaaaaaaccagcaaGGTTACTCGAGACTCCAAAGCCAGACAGAGAAGGGATGATACACAAGAGGGacggtctaattgaaaacaatgaggtcaagcacgtacacatgctttcccctgaatcatggttttgtggggctcagaagaacagtcgtgtgattttcatgcaagcagaaaacattataggggttattatgccatgtgtcgttgcatatatgcatagttttgggaagttggaaaggaaagcctgttaggtagtggaatattggaacaAATAAATGGGTCCACGTGAATATCTTTTTGTagggagaaaaatgaattaaaaagattttgctttcccaccagtgggattctttttaagtctaccaaatatgcatgcaagcaaaatgaagaagaatatatatatgggGGATCAAATTGAT encodes the following:
- the LOC113311670 gene encoding uncharacterized protein LOC113311670, which encodes MGYGCGGFAVSYSLAKVLAKVLDSCLHRYPHLYGSDARIYSCLAELGVALTHEVRFHQIDLWGDLFGLLVSHPLAPLVYLHHLDNTDPIFSKKTRHQAMEHLLKAATFDPNRIVQKSICYDKKFSRIISISWGHAVQVFESNVLVRELLQVRKTFKLWKKREIPYSNLYMFNTREVDSDPCKIPCKSCTGID